TCTCAAGAATTTGTTCATAGCCCGGAGAGGTATTGATTACTACGTTTCAGGTTTCACGGTGACATGTGCTTATATATGGACTTGCTGGTTGAGAGCCGAGGCGGCGGAGGAGGAAAGAACGGAGTATTTCAGCTGCATAGCGGATTGCCGGAGCCGGCTGAACCCGCCGCTTCCGGCGAGCTTCTTCGGGAACTGTGTGGTGGGGTGCCGATTCGCGAAATCAAGAAACGGGGTGTTAGTTGGGGGCGAAGGGTTTGTAATTGCGGCGGAATTGATCGGAGAAGCGATTCGGGAAAGCGTGAATGATGAGGAGTGGATATTGAGGGAGGAGTTCTGGTTATCGGAGTTTAAAGAAGCAGATCCGCGGCGGGTAGTTGCGGTGGCCGGATATCCAAGAATGGACTTGTATGGTGCGGATTTCGGGTGGGGAAAGGCGGAGAAGGTGGAATTTGTGTCTATAGATGGTGGAAATTCAATGTCTCTTTGTAGGTGTAGGGATTCAGAAGGTGATATTGAGGTTGGGTTGGCAATGCCCAGAGCTCAAATGGAAGCTTTTGCTGCCATCTTTGCTGATGGACTTAGAAGCTTATAGGGGTTTTCAAGTATTTCTTTTCTCACCAAACCGAACCGTGCACTGTACTAACCGAACCGTGCACTGTACTAaccgaaccggaaccggaaccgaccgtacggttccggttccggttcctaACCGGAACCCATAAGGTTCCGGTTAAGGTTCTAGAAATTATGGAACCGGAACCGCCGGTTCCGAACCGGAACCGGACGGTTCCGGTCCAGAACCGTGACTACTGCACGCAAATGCAGTTGGCAGTAGCCATGAAATCATGGCTACTGCCAACtgccatgaatatatattatatatgtaaatatattatgGCAGTAGCcatgaactatatatattacgtattatatatattgtaaattatatatattatatattatattagatattagatattatattatatatatattagatattagatatatatatttacgtattatacatattatatattatatatattatatacattagatattatattatatattatacattagatatttatatattatatatttacaaaaaaaaaaaaaaaaaaaaaaNNNNNNNNNNNNNNNNNNNNNNNNNNNNNNNNNNNNNNNNNNNNNNNNNNNNNNNNNNNNNNNNNNNNNNNNNNNNNNNNNNNNNNNNNNNNNNNNNNNNNNNNNNNNNNNNNNNNNNNNNNNNNNNNNNNNNNNNNNNNNNNNNNNNNNNNNNNNNNNNNNNNNNNNNNNNNNNNNNNNNNNNNNNNNNNNNNNNNNNNNNNNNNNNNNNNNNNNNNNNNNNNNNNNNNNNNNNNNNNNNNNNNNNNNNNNNNNNNNNNNNNNNNNNNNNNNNNNNNNNNNNNNNNNNNNNNNNCCATGGCTAGCTTCGCTAACGCGTGGGCTATGATTAGTAAATTGGGCGGAGATGGGGAATTTATAGCGGAGAAAAAATTTGTCCCTTTTTGTGACCGGACAATAGTCAAAGACCCATATAGGACAGGGGATTTAATGTTCGGAGAAATTAAGAAAGAGATTAAGGTTGTGCCGTCGGAGGTTGAAATTTCAACCCCGAGAATCAATAAAGTTCGGGCTACGTATATAATGCGCCGGAGAGATATTGAAAATCTCAAGAATTTGTTCATAGCCCGGAGAGGTATTGATTACTACGTTTCAGGTTTCACGGTGACATGTGCTTATATATGGACTTGCTGGTTGAGAGCCGAGGCGGCGGAGGAGGAAAGAACGGAGTATTTCAGCTGCATAGCGGATTGCCGGAGCCGGCTGAACCCGCCGCTTCCGGCGAGCTTCTTCGGGAACTGTGTGGTGGGGTGCCGATTCGCGAAATCAAGAAACGGGGTGTTAGTTGGGGGCGAAGGGTTTGTAATTGCGGCGGAATTGATCGGAGAAGCGATTCGGGAAAGCGTGAATGATGAGGAGTGGATATTGAGGGAGGAGTTCTGGTTATCGGAGTTTAAAGAAGCAGATCCGCGGCGGGTAGTTGCGGTGGCCGGATATCCAAGAATGGACTTGTATGGTGCGGATTTCGGGTGGGGAAAGGCGGAGAAGGTGGAATTTGTGTCTATAGATGGTGGAAATTCAATGTCTCTTTGTAGGTGTAGGGATTCAGAAGGTGATATTGAGGTTGGGTTGGCAATGCCCAGAGCTCAAATGGAAGCTTTTGCTGCCATCTTTGCTGATGGACTTAGAAGCTTATAGGGGTTTTCAAGTATTTCTTTTCTCACCAAACCGAACCGTGCACTGTACTAACCGAACCGTGCACTGTACTAaccgaaccggaaccggaaccgaccgtacggttccggttccggttcctaACCGGAACCCATAAGGTTCCGGTTAAGGTTCTAGAAATTATGGAACCGGAACCGCCGGTTCCGAACCGGAACCGGACGGTTCCGGTCCAGAACCGTGACTACTGCACGCAAATGCAGTTGGCAGTAGCCATGAAATCATGGCTACTGCCAACtgccatgaatatatattatatatgtaaatatattatgGCAGTAGCcatgaactatatatattacgtattatatatattgtaaattatatatattatatattatattagatattagatattatattatatatatattagatattagatatatatatttacgtattatacatattatatattatatatattatatacattagatattatattatatattatacattagatatttatatattatatatttaaaaaaaaaaaaaaaaaaaaaaaagaggttagAACCGGCGGTTCTAACCGGAACCGCCGGTTCatgaaccggaaccggaaccttatattaaggttccggttccggtttgCAATATTGTGGAACCGTGAACCGCCggttcggaaccggaaccgaaccggaaccgaaccgtggtcacGTCTAGTTGCACATTCCTTAGTaggttataccgtggaccaggaTTTTGGCTACCTTAGTCGGTTCTAACTTAGTCAGTTGTTATACCGTAGACCATGGTCTATACTACCTTAGTCGGTTGTTACACTGTGGACCATATATAGTCTTGGCTATCTTAGTtggttgttataccgtggaccatggtcttgGCTACCTTAGTACGTTGTTGGCCTTGGCTACCTTAGTcggttgttataccgtggatcatGGTTCTAAAACAgcattaaattttaaagtaaagAAACTGTTGCCGCTACATTTTAATAAATTCagtattttttgtgtgttcataacaaaatgaaattacagtgtatttaaaatgaaatggtgtcgcatattgtgtttatattatcaaatgaaactgtaattgaactgaaatgatattttagttgtggtgaaatgaaactacatcatgtatgaaatgaaattgaataacatgtctcacatattgagtatatattgtcaaatagaagTGTAGTTGAatagaaatgatactttagttttgcTAAAATGAAACGacaatatgtataaaatgaaattgaatagcatgtctcacatattgagtgtatattgtcaaatagaagTCTTGTTGAATataaatgatactttagtgttgctgaaatgaaactacaacatgtataaaaagaaactgaatagCATGTCTATAAAaagactattatatatataatatcgaATAGCATGAAACTACaacatgtataaaaagaaactgaatagCATGTCTATAAAaagactattatatatataatatcgaatgaaattgtatttgaaacaaaatgaaattgtagttgtgctgaaataatgaaattataatgtatataaaatgaaactgaatatgttatacaagcAGAGCTAATTATGTATAACGGGTGCTGTTTCTTTTCGGCACCATTTTGGACCATAGgaacaataaaatttgccaCATTAGTTAGTTGGGCTTTTAGTTTGGATTAGTTACTAATCTTTTAGTTTAGGCCTTCTGATctgtttctttattttgtatggGCTTTATTTGTATGTCtgtgcattttttattttattttttttgtgggcTTTGCCCTTTCTTTCATTatcaacaaaattttattttatttaaaaaaatagacaTATTCTAGGGGAGTAGATAGCTAATACAATTCATACATCTTCCACATGCAGTGGATTAATATAGCTGGTGAATGGTCATAGTTTCTACTTTCTACTTCAGATTTCTTTGTGTACTTGAAATAGTAAAGTAACATGAATAGGGACAAACATGAAAATCATATATGGAAATATTTTAGCTAGGGACCACAACCTTTGTTGATCTTAAAAGATTTGAGAGGATACTGCTATTTGATACTTTTAGGACAAAAAATTGTAACTTTTCTTAGGATCGTGCTAGACACCCCTATATtctttaccctttttttttacAACCCAAGTTGTTAATGTTtcatatgaatatataaaaatactctgattattcaattattttaatttagtgaGCCATTTTAATTTAGTACTGAAGGGTAGGGTTGAGAAAATGATAGAAAACAATCATGGTCCTTTTTCCAATAATGTATAAAATGTGTGGATTAGAAAATGGATTTGAAATTCTTAACTGATAACAAAGAGAGAGAGTTCTTTTAACAAAACCTACTAAGGACTCTCCTATTCTACAGGCTATAGTTGAACACTAAACTATGACCCCTAGaataaactatacaatataAACTAGGAAACaaatgataacaaataataataacaatataattcaCAGTGTGAACTCATATaccaaaattttgatattaaagCTAAGCATATATTCTATCTTATTAGCTCACACTTTAGCTTCTAAAGCCTGTTCTCAGGCTAAATCTGTTCTCCTGACCCTGAGTTCATCTCAATTTTAATGCATTAACCCAGTTATGCtttgctttaaaaaaagaaaaaaagaaagcatATATTCTAATATTCTCTTACCATTATCTAACACACCAACTTTCCACTCAACTTACAAACTCTCaaataatttgtcaataatgTTCTTAAGTTTGGTCTTCAAACTTATGGAGATGGAAATTAATTATGGCAAAAGAATTGAGGATACtactattttataattttaggataaaaaaattgtaatttatccaaaatggtgcattggtgcTAAACCCTAAACACCCCTATATTTTTCACCTGTTTTTTGTAACCCAACTTGTGAATGCTTTTAACCAATAAAAGCACTCTGACGATTCaatcattctaatttttttttatgttcataactactttctcaacctattgaatcACAAGAGTCAGTAATGCCATTCTAATTTAGTGAACCATTTTAGTTTAGTACCACCAACGATGAATATGGGTGAGAAAATGACATAAAACaatcacaacatatatatattgaaaatgcaCACAACATATTTAGTTTATGGAACATctatgtgaatggagcaaaccatttggccagtcccctaccacttagtgtgctgatCGTTGGGACGGAGATTAGTCTTCTGGTTGTCGGCTGGAGGGATACCCttggaaaaaacaaaaaaaaattatatagtttatgGAATAGGTCAGGAATGAAATAACattcttaaaaataaatctattctatttgtttgttttggcTATTTTTTCTTGAGAATAACATTCCTGGGGCATGGTATTTACCTATTTCCATACTCTTCAGAATCAgtcattatactatggaccatggtccacaatgcattgtgggccatggatcatggttgatactgcagttgtgttgaaaggatactgcagttgtgttgaaagggaactgtagttgcgcagaacagaggccgtgtcatccatctgaaactgcaattgtgttgaacggatattgtagttgtgttgaaaagatactgcagttgtgttgaacggatgaataacctctgttccgtgcacctgcagtttcctttcaacacaactgcagtatcttttcaacacaactgcagtatccgttcaacacaactgcagtatcagctatgatcatagtccacaatgcattgtagaccatggtccaccatataatttgcgcttcaaaatagcttttatattacaatatcaaataaaaatatcatttatacACATgcttatatacatataataataatattattattattgttattatatattttatataagagTATTTATGCCTTTTAAAACTTATTCaatttattatcttcttttAACCAGCAAAACACAGTAAAATTCTGAAATCTATTCATTCAACAAATCAAACAAtcaaatacaattcatattttatttcttaccATTTTGTTTCTTATATGGAATAAGATTCGTATTCCAACAGAAagcattccgtgaaccaaatgtCATATCATTGTCCTTTTCAATAATGAATAAAACGTGTGAACTCATATCAAACttctaatattataaaatgcTCACATTTTCCACTTAACCCTGCAAAAGTCTCAAATAATTTCTCAATACTTTTCTCAACTCCGCTTTCCGATCTTCAATGGCGACTCTTATCAGCCACCGTGAAGTGGCCCCAGCCGGCAACCCCGCCGAGATGTCACTCCCCCTCACCTTCTTCGACATCCCATGGCTCTTCTACTTCCGAATGGTACGTCGCCTTCTCTTCTATAGGCTTCCAATTTCCAAGGAAACTTTCGTTGAGACCACAATCCCAAATCTAATCGCTTCTCTCTCTCTAACCCTCAAACACTTTATTCCGGTGGCCGGAAACCTGGTTTCTCCGGCCGATTCTTCCGCCTCGCCGGAGCTCCGCTACGTCCCCGGAGACTCTGTTTCCGTCGCCTTTGCCGAATCCGCCGGCGATTTTAACTCCCTTGTCGCCAATCATCCCCGTGACGTCAACGAATTTTACCCTCTCGTGGCTAGATTACCGGGAACGAAACGTACGGCGGATAATGAACAGATAATCGTCCCTGTTTTGGCCGTTAAAGTCACGCTTTTTCCGGGGTTTGGGATATGTATTGGCACCACGCATCACCACGTTGTCGGGGATGGGAACACGATGAACAATTTCACTAAGGCGTGGGCGATGATAAGTAAAGTGGGCGGAGATGGAGAGTTCATAGCGGAGAAATCTGAAACGGAATCTTTCCCGTTTTTTGACCGGACGATTGTGAAAGACCCGCACGGGGCACGGGACAAAATGTTCGGAGAAACCAAGAAAAAGTTGAAGGTTGAGCCATCGGAGGCCGAGGTTTCAACCCCTCCAATCGATAAGGTTCGGGCAACATTTATCATGCGGCGGGCCGACATTGATAAGATCAAGAATTTAGTCTCAGCCAGACAAAGATCCGGAGGAGTTcgggtaaaatagttagctttattagttaattttaatttatttgatcactattagttgtttgaaagtcagttaatgttatcaattaattaCAGTTTTGTCAAAATTCTGTTTAGGCATCGATTAATCACCGGCGGCAGTAGACTatctagcgtatcaccttatgATCTAAGCAGCTGACCGGCTAGGCGACCGACTAGACCGATTAAGTgtcgcctaggccgcttaggcgctaatcgcttaggcctcctaggcgccgACCAGACATCTAAGACACGGATTAGGCCTAGGTGACGACTAATCCCGCCTAAACATCTTAGGCgagcctagcgattttttcaactgTGACTATTTGTATTAAATCAAACCTAATTAGCTAACCGCTATCAACTAACACCCATCTACCGAACAGAGTCTTCATGTCTCAGCTTTCACCGTAACATGTGGTTATGTGTGGAGTGGCATTCTGAAAGCCAAGGCGGTGATAGGGGAGCGAACCGCGGAGGAGGAAAGAACGGAGTATTTCTGCTGTGTAGCCGATTGTCGGAGTCGCCTGAACCCTCCACTTCCGGCTAGCTACTGTGGCAACTGTGTAGTGAACTGTTTAACGAAATCTAAGCATGGGGTCCTGGTCGGAAGCCAAGGGTTTTTAGCTGCGGCGGAGTTGATCGGAGAGGCAATTGGGAAAGGGGTGAATGATGAGGAGAGGATTTTGAATGGGGAATTGTGGTTTTCGGAGTTTGAAGAAGCGGTTGTGGGGGAGGGAGTTGGAGTTGCTGGGTATCCAAGAATAGACTTGTATGGGGCAGATTTTGGGTGGGGAAAGGCGGAGAAGATAGAGTATGTGTCCATTGATGGAGGGGATTCTCTGTCCCTTTGCAAGTGTAGGGATTCTGAAGGTGATATGGAGATTGGGTTGGCCATGCCTAGAGCAAGAATGGAAGCTTTTGCCTCCATCTTTGCTCATGGCCTTAGTAGCTTATAGAGGTTTCTTGAGTTTCTTTTCTCCTTCACTatcttcattttcaaaattGGGTTGTTAATTTAGttgcttaattatatgattGGCTCTTGTATGTGtactataataaataattttgacaAAACCTTCTTCAAGAAGAGTACAAATTTAGATATGGGAGGTGATTCCAACCAATTTCGCTGTACATTTGACTTGgccaataattataaaattttaagttcaactgaggtaattttttatttaagttgGTCAGAATTGAAGGTTTATCCAATATACATTTTTGGATTTCTTTTATCATCCAAACAAGATTTAGATATTGGGTGCTATTATAagtaaaataatacggagtaataaatattgACATACAATTGCTTTCTCTtttaaatgaaatgaattggTCTTGGATGGGCACTAATTAATATTGACTATGTGGTATATATATGGCCACATGTTAATCATTAATGGCAACTATGGATCAGGGTCCACCTTATATTGTGGATCAAATTATATgtttgtagttaatatattatgtatttgcggttaacatatatatttgcttttaatttatttacatgcacataatttatttattggagacatataatataatatgttaactgcggacacataattttttgattATTGTTTATAATGTAAGATGAATTctaatccatggtataacaattatatTGGAGAATAtgattgaagacttgaagaatttaatttttatttctcacgtctctattataaattataataataaggaTATCATTTTCAAAAATAGTTGCTGtctcttaaaattttcaatttgaggtaattataattagtttaatgatgttttaaatttaattattatcttaaatatttttttaatgaagatAACAGGGTAGGTGTTTGCTCATAGGtacattataaaatttcaataaaaacCAAACTCGAGACTTTTTAATAAACTCAAACCAATAAAGATATGCCAAAATTAAATGTTGAGATAAGGGTGTGGACCAACTTGATGGATGGAGGATTTATTGTTGGCTAATGCGTGCATGTGGTCCTACTTTCTTGTGGAGATTGGTCTATGGGTGTTGTGCTAGACAGAGTTGtaaattattgtattatattggtGAGATGTAACtggtgttttttttatttatttatttttttcttttttgaaggtaaattCCATTAATAAGTATTAGAAACGTTTACAGTAAGGTTCAATGGAATGAAAAACCATTCATACAGAAACAaattttctaactatgctaataaaaaattgattcgCAGACTGTGTTACAAACTGGAAGTTGTGATCCTAAGGAACTTAAGGCTTCTATCAAGTGTTTGATGATTTGGCCAACCACCTGAGTCTTCATCTTCATACTGACGTCCATAAACAATATTCCCAACAGAAGGTACACACCCGATCTTGTGTCTTTGACCGCATCTTCAGTGGGCAACCAAACAACCGAACTAAACTGTAAATCATTGTTCGGAAGAGGCATTTTTTCATTGTCATCTACTGTGCCCAGGATAAGATTCGCATAAGCCATGACCATTTTTATCGTTTTGCTCTTCATACGAACCTCGTCAATAGGACGAGAAGGAAACGCTCGTCAAAATAACGAGAAGAAGAGTGCAAACAAATgcagaagaaaacaaaatacaaacaGTAGAAAAAACAAGACCTACACAAAATTACACAAAATTCAAAACCACAAAACACCACTCTCAACAAAGCTCCCTTTTCAATGTAAACAAAGTCAAAATACTCTTCCCAAAATTCCACTTACCAACACTTTAAGAAGTTCAaggtgtataatatatatatatatatacatatatatatataatttcttttttttttttagaaaatataaaatatctttttccttttctttttgggAAGGACAAGCTTGGCTATGGAGATGGCCGGAGAAGAGGTGGAAGGCAAAGGAATCTTAGATTATTAGAGTTGTGCTTAAGATAGTGCAAGAGGAGGGGAAAGAAAGAGCCTACGATGGTGGATACGGTAGTGGTGGTGGGAGGTTGAGAAATGGTGGACGACGGTGAGCCGGGAGGAAGGTCGATGACGAAGTTGACGGAGGTGAAGGGGAAGAGCGAGGTAGCAGACCCCGCCTCTGCCAAAATAAGCGGAGGCGGTGTCCGAGCGGACTGAATGAAGAAGGCGGAAGAAGACTCCGAAGAAGAGAGAAGGAGGAGAAAAGGCGCTCACAGCTTAACGATAACGACTGTATCATGGTAGAGATTGGGCAAATTACAGTCGATCAGAGTTTACCGcgatttatatcatggaccagggtcttTATTAGAGATCGTGAATCAAAACAACGTCTTTTGGTGTTTAAGCTTTAACCGATTCTGTAGCTTTCCGCTTCTCATGtttcaacacaaattttaatttatttatcctAGGTATAGAATCCTTACTTTGAAAGTACAGAATAACGTAACAAGATGTATAGAAATGCATAACACGagatacatacacatgttttctattttacttattctcatatatgatttatgtaaataatttatatcctatagtatataatttcataatacagaacataaatttgtaaaataagacaatatattttgtgttatacaACTATTAATCAATTTCAAATACAGAATCCTTACGCTTAATGTACAGGTACGGAAACGCATAACACGAGATACATATgcatgttttctattttacttattctcaaatttgatttatgtaaataatttatgtgctatatgtacataattaatttcataatacaagacataaattcgTAAAATAAGACACACAATATGTTTTGTGTTATACAACTACTAATCAATTTCTGGTACAAAATTCTTACTcttaatttacataattgtgtAACATGAGGTACAGAAATGCATAACACGAGATAAATACACATGCTTTACATGAAGAAAACACATGCTTTACATGAAGAAAACCATTGTAACGCGAACTGAACAACAAACGATCACcgttaaaattaaagttaaaagaTGACGTCGTATAGGACCAGGGCccatatgaatttcaattcactcTATAATAGGTTTATAATGCTTGTCCcttctatatattcataaaattaaaataaaacttaatgtCCATAAATATTACACAAAAGTTTTGATTCGGGGAGAAGAACATAAATAGTACACTACATTATGTATTGATATAGCTATGGAGAGCACGAAAGCAATCCATAACAAGTTTAAAGCTACGGTAACTAAACAAAGTAATACAAACTTAAGCTGGGGACATTATTTTCTAGATTCA
This region of Ipomoea triloba cultivar NCNSP0323 chromosome 15, ASM357664v1 genomic DNA includes:
- the LOC116005907 gene encoding phenolic glucoside malonyltransferase 1-like, producing the protein MASFANAWAMISKLGGDGEFIAEKKFVPFCDRTIVKDPYRTGDLMFGEIKKEIKVVPSEVEISTPRINKVRATYIMRRRDIENLKNLFIARRGIDYYVSGFTVTCAYIWTCWLRAEAAEEERTEYFSCIADCRSRLNPPLPASFFGNCVVGCRFAKSRNGVLVGGEGFVIAAELIGEAIRESVNDEEWILREEFWLSEFKEADPRRVVAVAGYPRMDLYGADFGWGKAEKVEFVSIDGGNSMSLCRCRDSEGDIEVGLAMPRAQMEAFAAIFADGLRSL
- the LOC116007553 gene encoding phenolic glucoside malonyltransferase 1-like, whose product is MATLISHREVAPAGNPAEMSLPLTFFDIPWLFYFRMVRRLLFYRLPISKETFVETTIPNLIASLSLTLKHFIPVAGNLVSPADSSASPELRYVPGDSVSVAFAESAGDFNSLVANHPRDVNEFYPLVARLPGTKRTADNEQIIVPVLAVKVTLFPGFGICIGTTHHHVVGDGNTMNNFTKAWAMISKVGGDGEFIAEKSETESFPFFDRTIVKDPHGARDKMFGETKKKLKVEPSEAEVSTPPIDKVRATFIMRRADIDKIKNLVSARQRSGGVRSLHVSAFTVTCGYVWSGILKAKAVIGERTAEEERTEYFCCVADCRSRLNPPLPASYCGNCVVNCLTKSKHGVLVGSQGFLAAAELIGEAIGKGVNDEERILNGELWFSEFEEAVVGEGVGVAGYPRIDLYGADFGWGKAEKIEYVSIDGGDSLSLCKCRDSEGDMEIGLAMPRARMEAFASIFAHGLSSL